One genomic window of Globicephala melas chromosome 8, mGloMel1.2, whole genome shotgun sequence includes the following:
- the LGALS12 gene encoding galectin-12 isoform X2 — protein sequence MSPGEKLDPLPDTFILQPPVFHPVVPYVATIFGGLRAGKMVVLQGAVPLNALRFQVDFQCGCSLHPRPDIAIHFNPRFHTTKPHVICNTLRGGRWQAEARWPHLALRKGASFLILFLFGNEEMKVSVNGQHFLHYRYQLPLSRVDTLGIYGDILVTAVGFLNISPFVEGSSEYPVGHEVPCSRALPQGLWPGQVIIVRGLVLPEPKDFTLSLLDDAAHVPVTLRASFADRTLAWVSRWGRKKLILAPFLFYPQRFFEVLLLCQEGELKLALSGQGVGTTSLGQQALERLRELRISGSVQLYCVHY from the exons ATGTCGCCTGGAGAAAAACTGGACCCACTTCCTGACACTTTCATCCTGCAGCCGCCAGTCTTCCACCCG GTGGTTCCTTACGTCGCGACGATTTTTGGTGGCCTGCGAGCAGGCAAGATGGTGGTGCTCCAGGGAGCGGTTCCTCTAAATGCACTCAG GTTCCAGGTGGACTTCCAGTGCGGCTGCAGCCTGCACCCCCGGCCAGATATCGCCATCCACTTCAACCCTCGCTTCCACACCACCAAGCCGCACGTCATCTGCAACACCCTGCGCGGCGGGCGCTGGCAAGCCGAGGCCCGGTGGCCCCATCTGGCCCTGCGGAAAGGAGCGAGCTTCCTCATCCTCTTTCTCTTTGGAAATGAGGAGATGAAG gTGAGTGTAAATGGACAACACTTTCTCCATTACCGCTACCAGCTCCCGCTGTCTCGTGTAGACACCTTGGGCATATATGGAGATATCCTGGTGACGGCCGTTGGATTCCTGAACATCAGC CCATTTGTGGAGGGCAGTAGCGAGTATCCGGTTGGACAC GAGGTGCCCTGCTCGCGTGCCCTTCCCCAGGGTCTCTGGCCCGGACAGGTCATCATAGTGAGGGGGCTGGTCTTGCCGGAGCCAAAGGA TTTCACGCTCAGTCTGCTGGACGACGCCGCCCACGTTCCTGTGACGCTCAGGGCTTCCTTCGCCGACAGAACTCTGGCCTGGGTCTCCCGCTGGGGCCGGAAGAAACTGATCTTGGCCCCCTTCCTCTTCTACCCGCAGCGATTCTTCGAG GTTCTGCTCCTATGCCAAGAGGGAGAGCTGAAGCTGGCGCTCAGTGGGCAGGGCGTGGGGACCACCAGCCTGGGCCAGCAGGCCCTGGAGCGGCTGCGGGAGCTGCGAATCAGTGGCAGCGTCCAGCTCTACTGCGTCCACTACTGA
- the LGALS12 gene encoding galectin-12 isoform X1, whose product MSPGEKLDPLPDTFILQPPVFHPVVPYVATIFGGLRAGKMVVLQGAVPLNALRFQVDFQCGCSLHPRPDIAIHFNPRFHTTKPHVICNTLRGGRWQAEARWPHLALRKGASFLILFLFGNEEMKVSVNGQHFLHYRYQLPLSRVDTLGIYGDILVTAVGFLNISPFVEGSSEYPVGHPFLLKSPSLEVPCSRALPQGLWPGQVIIVRGLVLPEPKDFTLSLLDDAAHVPVTLRASFADRTLAWVSRWGRKKLILAPFLFYPQRFFEVLLLCQEGELKLALSGQGVGTTSLGQQALERLRELRISGSVQLYCVHY is encoded by the exons ATGTCGCCTGGAGAAAAACTGGACCCACTTCCTGACACTTTCATCCTGCAGCCGCCAGTCTTCCACCCG GTGGTTCCTTACGTCGCGACGATTTTTGGTGGCCTGCGAGCAGGCAAGATGGTGGTGCTCCAGGGAGCGGTTCCTCTAAATGCACTCAG GTTCCAGGTGGACTTCCAGTGCGGCTGCAGCCTGCACCCCCGGCCAGATATCGCCATCCACTTCAACCCTCGCTTCCACACCACCAAGCCGCACGTCATCTGCAACACCCTGCGCGGCGGGCGCTGGCAAGCCGAGGCCCGGTGGCCCCATCTGGCCCTGCGGAAAGGAGCGAGCTTCCTCATCCTCTTTCTCTTTGGAAATGAGGAGATGAAG gTGAGTGTAAATGGACAACACTTTCTCCATTACCGCTACCAGCTCCCGCTGTCTCGTGTAGACACCTTGGGCATATATGGAGATATCCTGGTGACGGCCGTTGGATTCCTGAACATCAGC CCATTTGTGGAGGGCAGTAGCGAGTATCCGGTTGGACAC CCTTTCCTGCTGAAGAGCCCCAGCCTG GAGGTGCCCTGCTCGCGTGCCCTTCCCCAGGGTCTCTGGCCCGGACAGGTCATCATAGTGAGGGGGCTGGTCTTGCCGGAGCCAAAGGA TTTCACGCTCAGTCTGCTGGACGACGCCGCCCACGTTCCTGTGACGCTCAGGGCTTCCTTCGCCGACAGAACTCTGGCCTGGGTCTCCCGCTGGGGCCGGAAGAAACTGATCTTGGCCCCCTTCCTCTTCTACCCGCAGCGATTCTTCGAG GTTCTGCTCCTATGCCAAGAGGGAGAGCTGAAGCTGGCGCTCAGTGGGCAGGGCGTGGGGACCACCAGCCTGGGCCAGCAGGCCCTGGAGCGGCTGCGGGAGCTGCGAATCAGTGGCAGCGTCCAGCTCTACTGCGTCCACTACTGA